CGGCGCGCTCCCTCGCGACACCCTGACGACGCCGCCCTGGCCCGAAAACGCCCGGGCGCTCCGCGATCATGGCGGGACCGGCCGGGTCACCTTCGACGTGACCTGGTCCCTGGGCGACGAGGCCGACGATCCGGACGCCGAGCCGATGCTCGAGCTGACGCTCCCGGGCGGCCCGTTCGCCGAGCGGATCAGCGCGGCCCGCCGGGCGTTCTTCGGACTCGAGGCCGACAAGCTCTTGAGCGGCGACCCCGCCAAGCTCGAGGCCGCGCGGGCGCGCGCGCTGGTCGCGCTGGCGGCGCTGGCGCCGCGCTTCGCCCGGGGCGTCCCCGACCTCGAGGCGCTGCACGTGAAGGCGCCGTTCACGACCGACCACGGCGGGATCGAGTGGATGTGGGTCGAGGTCCGGACCTGGCAGGGCCAGCGTATCACCGGCATCCTGTCCAACCAGCCCGACGACATCGCCGCGCTCAAGGAAGGCGCCGAGGTCGAGGTCCGCCAGGACGAGCTGTTCGACTACGTGCACCAGCGCGCCGACGGCACCACGGCCGGCGGCGAGACCAACCGGATCCTCGCGGGCGAAGACTGAGCCTCGACGACGGCGCGACCAGGCCCCACGACGCGGACGATCTCGGGCGGGCGGATCTTCGAGATGATCGACATGACGCGCCGCCTTCTAGCGCGAACGCCGATCGCCCGGAAGATCACGCGCCCTGAACTAATCGTGATGGCTACCGCGGTCGCCACGCGAGGCGCGCGCGCCTCAGCGCGTCGTCGCGCCAGCGCAAGTCAGCGCGAGGCCACGGTCACCGAGATCGCGGGTGCGCGCGCGCGCGTCGAGCGTGCTTCAGGCGCGACGACACGCCGCGGGTCCCGAGGCCCGCTCAGGTTTTCGGCGGCGGCGGCTCGGCCGGGGGCGCGTTCCCGCCGAGCTGCTTGCGCGCGATCGCGGCCGCGCGCTCGAGCCGCAGCAGGCGCGCGCTGGGATCGAGCGCGCGCGCGAAGAACACCACGACCTCGATCGCGAGCGACAGCAGGATCGCGAACGCGTACAGCGCGACCGCGACCTGCAGCGACGGGATGATCACCAGCATGCGCGGCCCCGGCACCTCGGTGTACGGCGGCGGGAACAGCGCCCACATCAGCAACGCCGGCACCATCGTCAGGAACAGGCCGACCGCGGCGTTGCCGTTGGCGATCGCCAGGCGATGCGCCAGGGTCTTGTGCTTGCGCAGCACCAGCCAGCCGACGGCGACGTGGGCGACCGCGCCGACCACGCCGTACTTCGCGAGCTCGAACGCCAGGCTGCCCTTGGCCGGCAGGAACGACGGCGAGAACCGCTGCCCCAGCACCGCGACCATCACGTAGTAGACGACGAAGAACCCGGGCGCGCCCAGGATCAGCGTGCGCCGATCGAACGACACGCCGCCGCGGCGCCGCAGCCACAGCGCGCCGCCGATCAGCACCACCGCCAGCGCGACCACGCCCACCAGGCGCAGCCCGCGCCGCGCCAGCACCCGCGCCAGCGTGGTCTTGCGCGACTCGCTGACCACGCGCTCGGTCACGGCCAGGCGCTCGCCGTCGGCGCGCGCGCGGGCGGCGACGTCCGACGGCGTCAGCGTCAGCAGCTCGGTCAGCGTGCGGCCCAGGCCGTGGCCGGGCGCCGGGAACCCGAGCAGCGCCGCCACCGTCGGCGCGACGTCGATCAACCGGGCGTCGTCGGGCCGGGCGCCGGCGCGGATGCCGGCGCCGGCCGCGACCAGCGGCACGGTCATGACCTCGGGCTCGATCCCGCCGTGCCCGCCCGAGTCGGTGTGGCCGTGATCGGCCACGACGATCACCGCGTCGGTCGCCAGATCGGTCGCGGCCACGATCCGGCCGACCATCAGATCCGCGGTCGCGACCGCGGCCCGGTACTCGTCGCTGTCGGCGCCCTCGGCGTGGCCGGCGTCGTCGACCACGCCGATCAGCACCACCTGCAGCTCGGCATGATCGGCCAGCTGGGCCCGGGCCGCCTCGACCACGCCGCCCGGCCACGGCGCGTAGCGGCTGTCATCGAACGGCGACCGCACCTCCATCCCGGCCGCGGCTCGGGCCTCGGCCGAGTCGGGATCGTCCATCGCGTCGATGTCGATCGCGTCGAGCTCGGCCTGCCGCGCGGGGTCGAGCGGGCGCAGGAACAGCGCCGGCAGCGGGCTGTTGTCGCTGGCCGACGCCGAGCGCACGTGCGCGGCCTGGGCCCGGTCCATGAGCGTGTCGAGCGCGACCGCGGTGTAGTGGCGGTTGGTGCGCACGCCCGAGGCCTGGGGCGGGACGCCGGTCAAGATCGACACGTAGTTCGGCCGCGACCAGCTCGGGTAGTGCGAGCGGGCCTGGCCGTCGACGCCGAGCGCGCGCAGCCGGGCCAGCGACGTCATCCGTTGTGACGCGTCCCAGCGGAGCCCATCGACGATGATCAGCACCACCCGCCGCGCCAGCCGCGGTGTCCCGGGATCGACGACCACCGGCGCCGTCCGCGCCAGCGCTGCGCGGCTGCTCGAGGTCGTACATGAAGTCGGCGCCGAGGAACGCCGCGCGCAGCGCGCCGATCGCGCCGACCACGACCAGGACGATCGCGGCGATGACCGCCCACGCGGTCCGGGCCGGGGCAGCGCGCGCAGGCTCACGCCTCGACCTTACGACGCCGCGAGCGTCGCGACCAGCTCGTCGACGATGCCCTGCGGCGCCCGCACGGTCAGGCGCGTGCCCTCGTCCTCGTGGTGCTCGGTCACGACCAGGCAGCGCCCGTGGATGTCGTGGACCACCTTGCGGCGCGCCCAGGGCACGAACAGCTCGGCCTCGACCGCGGCCCCGGCGAAGTACTCGACCACCCGCACCCGCAGCGCCGCGACGTCGGCCGGCGCCTTGGCCGACATCAGCACCGCGTCGGGGAACGCCAGCGCGAGCAGGGCGCGGTCCTCGACGCTGACCTTGTCGATCTTGTTGAGCACGACCAGCTCGGGGGCGTCGACGCCGATCTCGCCGAGTACGCCGCGCGTGACCGCCATGTGGTCGCGGAACGCGGCGTCGGCGGCGTCGACCACGTGCAGCAGCAGATCGGCGTGCGACGCCTCCTCGAGCGTCGACCGGAACGACGCCACCAGATCGTGCGGCAGCTTCTTGATGAAGCCGACCGTGTCCGACAGCAGGATCGGCGGGCGGGTGCGCGCGTCGAGCACGCGCACGGTCGTGTCGAGCGTGGCGAACAGCTTGTCGGCCACGTACACCTCGCTGCCGGTGAGCGCGCGCATGAGCGAGCTCTTGCCGGCGTTGGTGTAGCCGACCACCGCGACCGTGCGGGCGTCGTCGCGCCGGGCCCGCCGGGTCCGGGCGCCGCCCTCGATCGCGGCCAGCTCGCGCCGCAGCTCGGCGACGCGATCGCGGATCCGCCGACGGTCGAGCTCGAGCGAGCTCTCGCCCGCGCCCTTGCCGCCGACGCCGCCCCGCACACGGTCGCCGCCGCCGCCCGACTCGCGCAGCCGCGGCGCCAGGTACGCCAGGCGCGCGATCTCGACCTGGAGCCGGGCCTCGCGGGTCTTGGCGTGCCGGTGGAAGATCGAGAGGATCACCGAGGTCCGATCCATGACCTCGGCGTCAGTGGCGCGCTCGAGGTTGCGCTGCTGCGTCGGCGTGAGGTCGTGATCGACCAGCACCACGTCGCAGCGCACGCCGGCCGGCCCGCCGCTCGACGGGTCGCCGTCCTCGTCGTCACCGGCCGCGTCGTCGTCGTCCGCGCCCTCGTCGAGCCGTCCTCGTCCTCGTCCTCGTCCTCGGCGTCGCGGTCGAGCTTCTCTTGCCCGGCTTCTGGTACGCCGCGACCTCGCCGTCGCCGCCGGTCCACGCCGCGAGCTCGCGCAGCTTGCCTTCGCCCAGCACCAGCCCCGGCGCCAGCCGGCCCCGGCGCTGGGTCACCATGCCCACGACCTCGAGGCCGAGCGTGGTCGCCAGGCGACGGAGCTCGGCGATCGATGACGCGAACGTCGCTTCGTCGGCGTCGGGCAGCTGCACCGCCGTCAGCACGGCACGGACACGATCAGGGGGTCGGCTCGGACAAGGCGGTGCAATCTGCCCGACACACCGCCCTCCGCAAGGGTGACGACGGTCCCCCGGCCTGGGCCGGTCCCTGGGGGGGGCCGCGGGGGCCGGGCCGGGCGCACGCACCCTGGGGCCCGCCCCCCGCCACGCGTCGCGCGCGACCGCCGCGCGCCGCCGCCTCAGTGCAGGTCGAGCACGAGGTCGTGGAACTGCGCGGTCTGGGCCGGCATCGCACGGCGCCCGACGTGCCCTTGGTGAACGGCAACACCACCGACGCGCCAGCGGCGTCCTGATCGGTCAGCTCCATGACGACCCGGTACTTGCCGGCCGGGACCTCGCAGCGGGTGCGGTCGGTGAGGTTCCAGGTGACGTCGTGGGTGATGGCGACGTCAACGTCGCGCCGGTGATCGCGTCGGTGATGTCGCCGCCCGACGCGGCGTTGTAGCGGGTCAGGTAGCGCAGGCGCCGGTTGGCCCAGCGCTTGACGGTCTTCACGTACTGGCCGCTCGCGGTCTCGATCCAGATCGCGCCGATGTTCTTGGGCTGGTAGCGGCCGCCGAAGGGGGTGGTGCGCACGACGATCCGCAGGGCCGACAGCGGCGAGGTGTCGCAGCCGGCCGCGGCGTCGGGACCGCCACCACCACCGCCGTCGCGCGGGACCACGGTGCCGCCGTCGTCGAACAGATCGACCGGCGCCGCCAGCGCGTCCTGGAGGTCGTCGCGCCCGACGCCCGGCTCGTAGCAGCCAGCGATTGCCAGGGCGGCCGCGATTGACAACGCTGCGCGCAGGGGGAACATGCGCGCGTGGCTCGCCGTACCGCCGCGCTCCTGTTCGCCTTGGTGATCGTCGATGGCTGCGCCGCGGCCCGCGAGCGCGAGGTCCGCGCGGCGTCGAACGATCTACGTCCGCACCGACACCGACGACACCACCGTCGTGTCGCCGACCGTCAACGTCTCGGGTCAGGCCACCGACCAGGTCGCGCTCGCGGCGGGCTACACCGTCGACGCCTGGACCGGCGCCTCGGTCGACGTCGTCACCGCCGCCACCAAGGCGATCAGCGAGCGGCGCAACGAGGGCCAGGTCGGCCTCGCTTACGACAACGGCACCACGCGGCTGAACACTCGGTATCGCGTCTCGTACGAGCACGACTATGAGTCTCACGGCTTCGTGCTCGGCGCCAGCCGAGACTTCGCCCGTCACAACACCACGGTGTCGGCCAACCTCATGGGCAGCCGCGACCTGGCCGGGCGATCCGGCGACCCCGGATTCGCCGAGCTGATGATCAGCGGCGGTGGCCGCCTCGGCCTGAGCCAGGTCATCGACGCCAGGACCGTGATCGATGTCGCGTGGGAGACGATGGTCCTGTCGGGCTACCAGGCCAGCCCGTACCGGTGGGTCGCCGTCGGCGGGCTCGGCACCTGCGCCAGCGACGCGCCGTTCTGCGTGCCCGAGCAGGTGCCCGAGCTGCGGGTCCGCAACGCAGCCTCGGCGCGGCTGCGCCACGCGCTCGGCGAGCGCGCGTCGATCGGCCTCGACTACCGCTACTACCTGGACTCGTGGGGGATCCGGTCGCACACCGTCGAGCCGAGCCTGTCGTGGGTGCCGTCGGACGCGACCACGCTGACGCTGCACTACCGCTACTATGCGCAGGGCGAGGCCACGTTCTACCGGCCGCGCTACTTCGACTTCGCCGACGGTGGCGGCTACCTGACCCGCGACCGCAAGCTCTCAGCGTTCCTCGCACATGAGGTCGGCGCCGCGCTCGGGCGCACGTGGGAGTTCGACGACGGCGAGCGCCACGTCGACCTCGGCCTGCGCGCCAGCCTGTCGCGCATCGAGTACCTGGCCTACGTCGGGCTCGAGTCGGTCGACGCCCTCGAGGTGACCACCATGTTCGGACTCGACTTCTGATGCGGCCCGTCGACGATCGCCCGACGACTCTGAATCTGAGCTTGTCGGTTTTCGGTCGCGCACCGGTCCACGCACCGGGAGTCTCGCGTCTCGGAGGGGAGGCTCGTCGGGCTTGCCCGACGAGGGAGGCCTGGCGACAGGCCTCCCTGAAACTCAGCGCTTGTCACCTTTTCGGTCGCGCACCGGTCCACGCGCCGGGAGTCTCGCGTCTCGGAGGGGAGGCTCGTCGGGCTTGCCCCGACGAGGGGAGGCCTGGCGACAGGCCTCCCTGGAAATTCAGTTGCAGCCGCAGCCGCCGGGGGGGGGGGCCGGGGGGGGGGGCCTTGCCGCCGCCGCCGCTCGAGCCCTCGCGGTACGAGGCGCGCGTGCGACTCGCCGGTGCGCAGCTCGGCGTCGCTGCCGATCACCATGTCGGGCCGGGCGAGCGTCTGGCGCTCGTGCGGCTTGACCCGCAGGCACCCGGTTGTGAGCACGATCACGAGCATGGCGAGGCGCAGCACGCGCGGAGCCTACACGATCGCCGCGCCCGTGCACACGAAGTCGATGCGCGCGCGCGCCGACGAGCGCATCATCCGCCCCGCGATGGCGCCGCGCTCGATCTCGATCTCGACCTGGCCCGCGCTGGCGCTGTTGCTCGCGCTGGCCACCGCCGCGCTCGGGTGCAGCGTCCCCGACGATGAGGTCGTCGTGCCCGACGCCGACCCGGTGGTGTTCAAGGACGCGGTCTACCCGATCCTGCTGCGCGACTGCGCGTTCACCGCCTGCCACGGCAACCCCGACCGGTTCCTCGCGGTGTTCGGCCCAGGTCGCGCGGCTGCGCGAGGACACCGACCTCGACGCGCCGGTCACCGCCGAGGAGCTGGCCGTCACCTACACCGGACCCGTTCGATGCTGATGAGCCCCGCGGGATCAAGCGCGCGCCGCTCTTGCAAGCCGCTGGCCGAGGCCGACGGCGGCGTCCGTCACCGCGGCACCGACCCGTGGGGCAACGCGATCTTCCCGTCGAAGGACGACCCGCGGTTCGTCGTGCTGGCGCAGTGGGCCCTGGCGGGGCAGCCATGAGCCGCGCCGCGCTGATCGCGCTGGTGCTGGCGGTGGCGCCGACGGCGGCGCTCGGCTTCTCCGAGCCCGAGCGCTACGCCGAGCCGGCCATCGACGGCGGCGGCGGCGGTCGCTACTTCACCGGCGCGCCGCCCGACGGGCTGTCGTGCAGCGTCTGCCACGGCGGCGGCGACACGCCCGAGGTCAAGATCGCTGGCCTGCCCGACCGCATCGACGCCGGCAAGCGCTACGAGGCGACGCTGACCTGGCCCGACGACGGCCGCCCGTACGCGCTGACGCCGAGCGATCGACGCCGACGGCGCACCCGGCCGTCGAGCTCCGGAACACGTCGACCAGACGCCCGGAGATGCGCTGCGACGGCAACCCGACCGGGCCGAGCGCGGCCTACCAGGTCGATCCGGCACCCGCCGGGTCATCGGCGCGCAACTGCGGCGCCCACGCGCTGACGGTCGTGTTCACGCCCCCGTCCGACGAGGATCTGTTCTTCGCGGTCGGCGTGGTCGCGAGCGACGGCAGCGAGACCAGCACCGGCGATGGCGTGCTCGAGGTGCGCCGCACGCTGACCGCGACCCAGACCAACGTCGCGTGCTCGGTCGGCGGCGGCGATCCCGCGGCGCTGGCGCTGCTCGCGGTCGGGCTGGCGGCGGCGACCCGCCGACGCCGCCGCGCGCGCTGATCACCCGGTCGCGGCCGCGAGCGCGTCGACGTGCTCGGCGAACGCCCGCGGCGCCTCGGCGTGGAGCATGTGACCAGCGCCGGCGATGATCGCGAGGGAGGCCCGCGG
The genomic region above belongs to Myxococcales bacterium and contains:
- a CDS encoding alkaline phosphatase family protein produces the protein MVVDPGTPRLARRVVLIIVDGLRWDASQRMTSLARLRALGVDGQARSHYPSWSRPNYVSILTGVPPQASGVRTNRHYTAVALDTLMDRAQAAHVRSASASDNSPLPALFLRPLDPARQAELDAIDIDAMDDPDSAEARAAAGMEVRSPFDDSRYAPWPGGVVEAARAQLADHAELQVVLIGVVDDAGHAEGADSDEYRAAVATADLMVGRIVAATDLATDAVIVVADHGHTDSGGHGGIEPEVMTVPLVAAGAGIRAGARPDDARLIDVAPTVAALLGFPAPGHGLGRTLTELLTLTPSDVAARARADGERLAVTERVVSESRKTTLARVLARRGLRLVGVVALAVVLIGGALWLRRRGGVSFDRRTLILGAPGFFVVYYVMVAVLGQRFSPSFLPAKGSLAFELAKYGVVGAVAHVAVGWLVLRKHKTLAHRLAIANGNAAVGLFLTMVPALLMWALFPPPYTEVPGPRMLVIIPSLQVAVALYAFAILLSLAIEVVVFFARALDPSARLLRLERAAAIARKQLGGNAPPAEPPPPKT
- a CDS encoding MYXO-CTERM sorting domain-containing protein; amino-acid sequence: MFTPPSDEDLFFAVGVVASDGSETSTGDGVLEVRRTLTATQTNVACSVGGGDPAALALLAVGLAAATRRRRRAR
- a CDS encoding DUF3570 domain-containing protein; the encoded protein is MAAPRPASARSARRRTIYVRTDTDDTTVVSPTVNVSGQATDQVALAAGYTVDAWTGASVDVVTAATKAISERRNEGQVGLAYDNGTTRLNTRYRVSYEHDYESHGFVLGASRDFARHNTTVSANLMGSRDLAGRSGDPGFAELMISGGGRLGLSQVIDARTVIDVAWETMVLSGYQASPYRWVAVGGLGTCASDAPFCVPEQVPELRVRNAASARLRHALGERASIGLDYRYYLDSWGIRSHTVEPSLSWVPSDATTLTLHYRYYAQGEATFYRPRYFDFADGGGYLTRDRKLSAFLAHEVGAALGRTWEFDDGERHVDLGLRASLSRIEYLAYVGLESVDALEVTTMFGLDF